From the Desulfovibrio sp. JC010 genome, one window contains:
- the qrcA gene encoding menaquinone reductase multiheme cytochrome c subunit QrcA, giving the protein MEEKRTSKQCGGVLPFFIGVLASLIVGWWVFPQVIYSQKTQPIDFSHKVHVEGEGMDCESCHMFLEDGSFAGLPSNEQCAECHEDILGETKAEEIYVTEYLQKGVEVPWLVYQYQPDNVYFSHMAHQGFECTDCHPDVGNSDTLPTYYENRISGYSKQTMKMWQCERCHAEVGTSNACYVCHK; this is encoded by the coding sequence ATGGAGGAAAAAAGAACATCGAAGCAGTGTGGAGGAGTTCTTCCTTTCTTCATCGGTGTCCTTGCGAGCCTGATCGTCGGCTGGTGGGTTTTCCCGCAGGTTATTTATAGCCAGAAGACTCAGCCGATCGATTTCAGTCACAAGGTTCATGTTGAAGGTGAAGGTATGGACTGTGAGTCATGTCACATGTTTTTGGAAGACGGTTCCTTTGCAGGACTGCCTTCCAACGAGCAGTGTGCTGAGTGTCACGAAGACATTCTCGGTGAAACCAAAGCCGAGGAAATTTACGTGACCGAGTATCTGCAGAAGGGTGTGGAAGTACCCTGGCTGGTATATCAGTATCAGCCCGATAATGTTTACTTTTCGCACATGGCACACCAAGGCTTCGAGTGTACGGATTGCCATCCCGACGTAGGCAACAGCGACACGCTGCCGACGTATTACGAAAACAGAATCAGCGGTTACAGCAAGCAGACCATGAAGATGTGGCAGTGTGAACGCTGTCATGCGGAAGTTGGTACCAGCAACGCATGTTACGTCTGCCATAAGTAA
- the qrcC gene encoding menaquinone reductase iron-sulfur cluster-binding subunit QrcC yields MQQMEFDTKWTMVVDVDKCTGCGACMVSCQAENNIAPMEEGSNKLKTLTWMLVYELNNGKEFPNREVAYLPRPCMQCGHPACVPVCPVVATTKDEEGGIVSQIYPRCIGCRYCMAACPYHARYFGWFDPVFPGGMDKALSPSTSVRPRGVVEKCNFCHSRLLDARQRARNEGLDPNKLPDGWYQPACLEACPTGAISFGDIKNPEHKVHELVKSPNAFRILESIGMDPQVYYISRRDWVREQSDNHVAEDKH; encoded by the coding sequence ATGCAACAAATGGAATTTGATACTAAATGGACCATGGTAGTCGATGTCGACAAGTGTACCGGTTGCGGTGCTTGTATGGTGTCCTGCCAGGCTGAAAATAACATAGCTCCCATGGAGGAAGGGTCCAACAAGCTTAAGACCCTCACCTGGATGCTTGTTTACGAACTCAACAACGGTAAGGAATTCCCCAACAGGGAAGTTGCCTACCTGCCCAGACCCTGCATGCAGTGCGGACACCCTGCCTGCGTTCCCGTCTGTCCCGTAGTTGCTACTACCAAGGACGAAGAAGGCGGAATCGTCAGCCAGATTTACCCCCGTTGCATCGGTTGCAGGTACTGCATGGCGGCATGTCCTTACCACGCTCGTTACTTCGGATGGTTTGATCCGGTCTTCCCGGGCGGTATGGACAAGGCTCTTTCACCCTCAACCTCTGTCCGCCCGCGCGGTGTTGTTGAGAAGTGTAACTTCTGCCACTCCAGACTGCTGGACGCGCGTCAGCGTGCCCGTAACGAAGGTCTGGATCCCAATAAGCTGCCCGACGGCTGGTACCAGCCTGCCTGTCTGGAAGCCTGCCCCACCGGCGCAATCTCTTTCGGTGATATCAAGAACCCTGAGCACAAAGTTCATGAGCTGGTTAAGAGCCCCAATGCTTTCCGCATTCTGGAGTCTATCGGCATGGATCCTCAGGTTTACTACATCAGCCGTCGTGACTGGGTCCGTGAGCAGAGTGATAACCACGTCGCTGAAGACAAGCACTAG
- the qrcB gene encoding menaquinone reductase molybdopterin-binding-like subunit QrcB — MGIDRRTFIQLVTGGVVGSLFTPVIWKTLDDASIWSQNWPWIPRLKYGAITEQASVAKFGAAPCAEIVKSVGGSPYLTRGNAENEMSKGGVDSVSACGPQLMYSPSRINGPMKKTAEGKYESISWEEAEKLLSEKLAAVKGQKGKLAVVSGDTTGSATEVLSGFAAEMGADCYLMPSEEQGAAAALASMGGKGQIGYDLENSDFVLFVGADAMDSWGSVVRNQCVYSASRPTGEEVKTTYVYAGSFQNSTAAAADKWVPVAPGTGAIFCLGLAYHMLKAGASASASDFADFKTLVMSRFSPDKVEKATGVAGAEMAAIAKSLMKSSAPVVVAGSEFAQGAGAADVIAAAAVNMLLGRVNEEGGMKILPELPVAVEAAAGRSELAAKDFVGYLAGIAAGKVAAPAVMMAYEANPVYALPQNTALAPAFEKAGFLVSFSTYMDETASKADLIMPNPTSYERYEDAQTPYGVGAAMLAASAPVAEPLYNSKPTVDVILGVASGLGIDLGFESADAVYQAKAEKAGADWDSLVEGAAYVSDSTESGSIKFAASVLSKAVAMPKGGEIALAPYSKLIFGTPTTAIPPLNVVAISKFELLGKDTVVQVNSKTAKKLGVSEGSKVKLAGAGGECAVRIHINEGVMNDVIAAPLGFGHTAWDAYSSGKGENISKLLTVGTESGTGLSVWASSFVSIA, encoded by the coding sequence ATGGGTATTGATCGCAGAACTTTTATTCAATTGGTAACAGGTGGTGTCGTTGGTTCACTCTTCACCCCTGTAATTTGGAAAACTCTGGATGACGCTTCCATCTGGTCTCAGAACTGGCCCTGGATTCCCAGACTGAAATACGGTGCAATCACAGAACAGGCTTCTGTCGCCAAGTTCGGCGCGGCTCCCTGTGCGGAGATTGTAAAATCCGTGGGCGGAAGCCCTTACCTCACCAGAGGAAATGCTGAAAACGAAATGAGCAAGGGCGGCGTAGACTCTGTCAGCGCCTGCGGCCCGCAGCTCATGTACAGCCCTTCCCGCATCAACGGTCCTATGAAGAAGACCGCGGAAGGCAAATACGAGTCCATCTCCTGGGAAGAGGCTGAAAAGCTCCTCTCTGAGAAACTCGCCGCAGTTAAAGGACAGAAAGGCAAACTCGCTGTTGTTTCCGGTGATACCACCGGCAGTGCAACTGAGGTTCTGTCCGGTTTCGCCGCAGAAATGGGTGCTGATTGCTACCTGATGCCCTCTGAAGAGCAGGGCGCAGCCGCAGCACTGGCAAGCATGGGCGGAAAAGGTCAGATCGGTTATGATCTGGAAAATTCCGACTTTGTCCTTTTTGTAGGCGCAGACGCTATGGATTCATGGGGTTCGGTTGTGAGAAACCAGTGTGTTTACTCCGCCAGCCGTCCCACCGGCGAAGAAGTGAAAACTACTTATGTATACGCCGGTTCCTTCCAGAACAGCACAGCAGCCGCAGCAGACAAGTGGGTTCCGGTAGCTCCCGGCACCGGCGCAATCTTCTGCCTCGGTCTTGCTTATCACATGCTCAAGGCCGGAGCTTCCGCTTCCGCCTCCGACTTCGCCGATTTCAAGACTCTGGTCATGTCCAGATTCTCTCCCGATAAAGTGGAGAAAGCTACCGGCGTAGCTGGCGCGGAAATGGCCGCAATCGCCAAGAGCCTTATGAAATCTTCCGCTCCCGTTGTTGTTGCCGGTTCCGAGTTCGCTCAGGGCGCAGGCGCAGCAGACGTTATTGCCGCTGCTGCAGTGAACATGCTGCTCGGCCGTGTTAACGAAGAAGGCGGAATGAAGATTCTCCCTGAACTGCCCGTGGCTGTTGAAGCCGCTGCCGGCCGTTCCGAACTGGCAGCTAAAGACTTTGTCGGCTACCTCGCAGGTATTGCCGCAGGCAAGGTTGCAGCTCCCGCAGTAATGATGGCCTACGAAGCCAACCCGGTTTACGCCCTGCCCCAGAATACAGCTCTGGCTCCGGCGTTTGAAAAAGCGGGTTTCCTCGTAAGCTTCAGCACTTACATGGATGAAACAGCTTCCAAAGCTGACCTGATTATGCCCAACCCCACCAGCTACGAGCGTTATGAAGATGCCCAGACTCCTTACGGTGTCGGCGCAGCAATGCTCGCAGCCAGTGCTCCTGTTGCAGAGCCTCTCTACAACAGCAAGCCCACTGTAGACGTAATTCTCGGCGTGGCTTCCGGACTGGGTATCGACCTTGGATTTGAATCCGCAGACGCTGTTTATCAGGCGAAAGCCGAAAAAGCAGGCGCAGACTGGGATTCCCTTGTTGAAGGTGCTGCTTATGTATCCGATTCCACTGAATCCGGTTCCATCAAGTTCGCAGCTTCTGTCCTGTCCAAGGCAGTGGCTATGCCCAAGGGCGGCGAGATTGCTCTCGCTCCTTACTCCAAGCTCATCTTCGGAACCCCCACCACGGCTATTCCGCCGCTGAACGTGGTTGCCATCAGCAAGTTTGAGCTTCTGGGTAAAGACACCGTGGTTCAGGTCAACTCCAAGACCGCCAAGAAACTCGGCGTGTCTGAAGGTTCCAAGGTCAAGCTTGCCGGAGCAGGCGGAGAGTGCGCCGTAAGAATCCACATTAATGAAGGCGTAATGAATGATGTTATCGCCGCACCTCTTGGATTCGGTCACACCGCATGGGATGCATACTCCAGCGGTAAAGGCGAAAACATCTCCAAACTTCTCACCGTTGGCACTGAGTCCGGCACCGGTTTGTCCGTGTGGGCCAGTTCTTTCGTGAGCATCGCCTAA